In Pseudomonadota bacterium, the following are encoded in one genomic region:
- a CDS encoding M23 family metallopeptidase, which translates to MKALKHFFKTIHFITISVFFCIVLSVLITRIAPHDSVPSGHAIASITQPKTSTNSADEQIINHIKKTTEEFLSSYTEISGELKPGDSLSTSFTRHNISAEIKNIIIEGFRNTIDFKQLYPGNTYTVYLDDDKQLVRCVFQSSPIDTYILERSEDEYVAKKTTVYLDRFTEYLSGSIETSLFESFLALGESPKLIYSFADIFSSKIDFNTETRKGDTFTALIEKYYKEGEFLGYGNILYAKYERFDHKETLEGYYYESDKVQGAYFDQDGNELGTYFIRSPVPFGRVSSRFSFQRMHPILGKIVPHLGVDLAAPHGTPIIAAADGRVKFKGINGGFGKQIILTHGNGYQTHYGHLSSFNKEVKAGQRVKQKQVIGYVGSTGLATGPHLDYRIQENGVFKNPFGIKFKPKSTLQGNDLANLISLQSRIAQYLDAVPFDTRIVDVREIVYTSKKNPVSLM; encoded by the coding sequence ATGAAAGCCCTCAAACACTTCTTCAAAACTATTCATTTTATCACCATCAGTGTGTTTTTTTGCATAGTTCTTTCTGTATTGATAACCAGAATAGCCCCTCATGATTCAGTGCCCTCCGGACATGCCATTGCTTCAATTACCCAACCCAAAACCAGCACCAATTCAGCCGACGAACAAATCATAAATCACATAAAAAAAACAACAGAAGAGTTTCTGTCTAGCTATACTGAAATCTCCGGTGAATTAAAGCCCGGGGATTCCCTAAGCACCTCTTTTACACGCCACAATATCAGCGCGGAGATTAAAAACATAATTATTGAGGGATTTCGTAACACCATCGATTTTAAACAATTATATCCCGGTAACACATACACAGTTTACCTTGATGACGACAAACAACTTGTTCGATGTGTTTTCCAATCGAGTCCCATTGACACATATATTCTCGAAAGATCAGAAGATGAATATGTGGCCAAAAAAACGACCGTTTACTTAGACCGTTTCACAGAATATCTCTCCGGTTCCATCGAAACCTCGCTTTTTGAATCCTTTCTCGCATTAGGTGAATCCCCAAAACTGATTTATTCCTTTGCGGACATCTTCTCATCAAAAATTGATTTTAACACCGAGACCCGAAAGGGCGATACGTTCACGGCCTTAATTGAAAAATATTACAAGGAAGGAGAATTTCTCGGCTACGGGAATATCCTTTATGCGAAATATGAACGATTCGACCATAAGGAAACTCTGGAAGGTTATTATTATGAATCCGACAAGGTACAAGGGGCGTACTTTGACCAAGACGGCAATGAACTCGGCACTTACTTTATCCGCTCGCCAGTGCCATTCGGCAGAGTTTCATCCCGATTCTCCTTTCAACGCATGCATCCGATCCTTGGAAAAATCGTGCCTCATCTAGGAGTTGACCTTGCAGCACCTCACGGAACACCGATTATTGCTGCGGCTGATGGGCGAGTGAAATTCAAAGGCATTAACGGTGGTTTCGGCAAACAGATAATCCTGACTCACGGGAATGGATATCAGACCCATTATGGTCATCTTTCAAGTTTTAATAAAGAAGTTAAGGCTGGGCAACGGGTCAAGCAAAAACAAGTTATAGGTTATGTAGGTTCCACGGGTCTTGCCACCGGTCCGCATCTTGACTATCGGATTCAAGAAAACGGTGTATTTAAAAATCCCTTTGGGATTAAATTCAAACCCAAATCAACACTACAAGGGAATGACCTCGCAAACTTGATATCCCTGCAGAGCAGAATTGCACAGTATCTTGACGCAGTTCCTTTTGACACGAGAATTGTTGATGTAAGAGAGATTGTTTACACTTCCAAGAAAAATCCTGTCAGCCTTATGTAA
- a CDS encoding tRNA (cytidine(34)-2'-O)-methyltransferase, with protein sequence MSEQIPFNIVLVEPEIPPNTGSIARLCGATGSILHLVKPLGFSTDDKHLKRAGLDYWKYVEIIYWNDFNEFLARNNQENFYFLSKKVSIPYTDCKFKPGDFLIFGKETKGLPQHILEYYNDSCFTIPMKNAGKIRSLNLAMAAGIVLYEAIRQMATQQDK encoded by the coding sequence ATGTCAGAACAAATCCCTTTTAACATTGTATTGGTTGAACCTGAAATCCCACCGAATACCGGCAGCATTGCCAGGCTTTGCGGAGCAACAGGATCCATCCTTCACCTTGTAAAACCTTTGGGTTTCAGCACCGATGACAAACACTTAAAACGAGCCGGACTTGATTACTGGAAATACGTAGAGATCATTTACTGGAATGATTTTAATGAATTCCTGGCTCGAAACAACCAGGAAAATTTTTATTTTCTGTCTAAAAAGGTCTCCATACCTTACACGGACTGCAAGTTCAAGCCTGGGGATTTTCTTATTTTCGGCAAAGAAACAAAAGGTCTCCCGCAACACATCCTTGAGTATTACAATGACAGTTGTTTCACCATACCCATGAAAAACGCCGGAAAAATTCGAAGCCTCAATCTGGCAATGGCTGCAGGAATCGTGTTGTATGAGGCCATCAGACAAATGGCTACGCAGCAGGACAAATGA
- a CDS encoding OmpA family protein → MRKSRKYLKFCLSAVLLFSILFGGTIVLGEEQAQETPMTMEEEFLLSASADALRSFIEKYKAGELSFLAVQKLAQPYLENRDWDGAINIYREYKKNFPKMSRSFNQIISLLEAPEEELVVKNLGPKINSERDDFHPVISADGKKMYFARNEGLYQGGEDVFVSLFDGEQWTEPINFEKPVSTRRHETPLSISADGNLLLLYGNYPGSFGKGDIFYCEKNGGCWGEPQHYPAPINSEYFDGNAHLSADGQAILFTSTRPGGEGDFHPKGEFFHGGFFGNSDIYVYAKNEQGNLEAINLGKTINTPYSEYSPFLHPDGKTLYFSSNGHDGLGGLDVFKSTRLSTSSWTKWSQPVNLGKEINGPGNDWGYQVTTDGQLSYFSVSGRADGYGGNDIYSIGLPEEVKPDPVTTIAGIVSDPNGTPLAVDIKWNDLTLKQEAGKARSDSQTGQYFIVLPAGHLYSYYAIKEDYVGESSEIDLVGKETFTEYTNNITMYPIIQLVEEEIKIQVNNIFFEFNKWDLKEESFLELDRWVDFMMKKTDISIQVQGHTDSKGSDGYNQKLSEKRAGSVAKYLTDKGVDKSKITIKGFGESMPVASNETDEGRSQNRRVEIQFGEASVVTVN, encoded by the coding sequence ATGAGGAAATCGAGGAAATACCTTAAGTTTTGTCTATCTGCTGTTCTTCTTTTTTCAATTCTGTTTGGCGGAACCATCGTCCTGGGTGAGGAACAGGCACAGGAAACACCCATGACCATGGAAGAGGAGTTCCTTCTGTCCGCATCGGCTGATGCGTTGAGGAGTTTTATTGAAAAATACAAAGCAGGAGAACTTTCGTTCCTTGCTGTGCAGAAATTAGCTCAGCCCTATCTTGAAAATCGTGATTGGGATGGCGCCATTAATATTTATCGGGAGTATAAAAAGAATTTCCCCAAAATGTCCCGAAGTTTTAATCAGATTATTTCGTTGCTCGAAGCTCCGGAAGAAGAGTTGGTGGTAAAAAATCTCGGCCCGAAGATCAACTCCGAAAGGGATGATTTTCATCCGGTAATCTCAGCAGACGGCAAGAAAATGTATTTTGCCAGAAACGAAGGCCTGTATCAAGGGGGAGAGGATGTTTTTGTCTCGCTATTTGATGGAGAACAATGGACTGAACCGATTAATTTTGAGAAACCCGTTTCAACCCGGAGGCATGAAACACCGTTAAGCATATCCGCAGACGGCAATCTCCTTCTGCTCTATGGAAATTATCCCGGATCCTTTGGCAAAGGCGATATCTTTTACTGTGAAAAAAATGGCGGCTGCTGGGGTGAACCACAACATTATCCCGCACCGATCAATTCCGAATATTTTGACGGCAACGCTCATCTTTCCGCAGATGGGCAGGCGATTTTATTCACTTCTACCAGACCTGGAGGAGAGGGGGATTTCCATCCCAAAGGTGAATTTTTCCATGGTGGTTTTTTTGGTAATTCGGATATTTATGTTTATGCTAAAAATGAACAGGGAAACCTTGAAGCCATTAATCTCGGCAAAACTATCAACACACCATACAGTGAGTATTCGCCTTTTCTGCACCCTGACGGCAAAACTCTTTATTTCAGTTCCAATGGCCATGACGGGCTTGGAGGCCTTGACGTGTTTAAGTCAACAAGGCTCAGCACAAGTTCATGGACCAAATGGAGTCAACCGGTCAATCTTGGAAAGGAAATAAACGGTCCTGGAAATGATTGGGGTTATCAAGTCACTACCGACGGACAGTTGTCTTATTTCTCCGTTTCAGGAAGAGCCGACGGCTATGGCGGTAATGATATTTATTCAATCGGCCTGCCTGAAGAAGTAAAACCCGATCCTGTTACAACAATTGCGGGAATTGTTTCTGATCCGAACGGAACCCCCCTTGCCGTTGATATTAAATGGAATGATCTGACATTAAAGCAGGAAGCCGGCAAGGCACGCAGTGATTCTCAAACCGGCCAGTATTTCATAGTTCTTCCGGCTGGGCATCTCTACAGTTATTATGCGATAAAAGAGGATTATGTGGGGGAATCTTCTGAAATAGATCTTGTTGGTAAGGAAACATTTACCGAATACACCAACAATATAACCATGTATCCGATTATCCAACTCGTTGAGGAAGAGATAAAAATTCAAGTCAATAATATCTTTTTTGAATTTAATAAATGGGATCTTAAAGAAGAGTCGTTCCTTGAACTTGATCGGTGGGTTGATTTCATGATGAAAAAAACTGATATAAGCATTCAAGTTCAGGGGCATACAGATAGCAAAGGTTCTGATGGCTATAACCAGAAACTTTCAGAAAAACGTGCCGGATCAGTGGCAAAATATCTGACCGATAAAGGTGTCGATAAGAGCAAAATAACAATTAAGGGTTTTGGCGAATCCATGCCTGTGGCCTCGAATGAAACCGATGAAGGTAGAAGCCAGAACCGTAGGGTTGAGATCCAGTTTGGCGAAGCCTCGGTTGTTACGGTTAACTAA
- the lpxB gene encoding lipid-A-disaccharide synthase, producing MQQTKIMIVAGEASGDIHGAHLIQALKELRPDLAVFGMGGKYLEAEGVEMLCDASKLAVVGIFEVLGHLSEIRSAMQSLEKRLREDPPQILILIDYPDFNLMLAKKAKAYGIPVFYYISPQVWAWRAGRVKKISRLVDKMAVILPFEKDFYKARGMDVDFVGHPLMDSVKLTMSREEFCAKNNIMPDATIIGILPGSRRKEISSMLPVFLESAKMLSEKRKDIVFLLPLAPTLTMEDLEANGLSKWDIDIRVISGDRYELMASCDAVVAASGTVTLELAILNTPMVVAYFVSPITYFLGRRFITVKYASLVNLVMDSKIVPEFLQDDAVPEKICNGVWKIISDDKYRTRMKQFFLDVKDRLGGPGASMRAAQLILRMIA from the coding sequence ATGCAACAAACCAAAATAATGATCGTCGCCGGTGAAGCCTCCGGTGATATTCACGGTGCCCATCTCATACAAGCGCTCAAGGAGCTCCGCCCGGATCTGGCCGTTTTCGGAATGGGAGGAAAGTATCTTGAGGCAGAGGGTGTTGAGATGTTGTGTGATGCCTCGAAACTTGCTGTTGTGGGTATTTTTGAGGTCCTGGGTCATCTCAGTGAAATTCGTAGCGCTATGCAATCTCTGGAAAAAAGACTCCGCGAAGACCCTCCGCAGATCCTGATTCTGATTGATTATCCGGACTTCAATCTCATGCTGGCCAAGAAAGCAAAGGCCTATGGGATTCCTGTTTTTTATTATATCAGCCCTCAGGTATGGGCCTGGCGAGCCGGCAGGGTAAAGAAAATCAGCAGGCTTGTAGACAAAATGGCTGTCATTCTGCCGTTTGAAAAAGATTTTTATAAGGCCCGCGGTATGGATGTGGATTTTGTCGGTCATCCGCTGATGGATTCCGTTAAGCTTACCATGTCCAGAGAGGAATTTTGTGCAAAAAATAATATTATGCCGGATGCAACGATTATCGGCATACTGCCCGGTAGCAGAAGGAAAGAGATTTCCTCAATGCTGCCTGTTTTTCTCGAATCCGCAAAGATGCTCAGCGAAAAACGAAAAGATATTGTATTTCTCCTGCCTCTTGCGCCAACGTTGACAATGGAAGACCTGGAAGCAAATGGCCTTTCAAAATGGGATATCGATATAAGGGTAATTTCTGGTGATCGTTATGAATTAATGGCGAGTTGTGACGCGGTAGTCGCAGCGTCAGGAACAGTTACCCTTGAACTTGCTATACTGAATACGCCGATGGTCGTTGCATATTTTGTTTCCCCGATAACCTATTTTTTGGGCAGAAGATTCATTACGGTTAAGTATGCTTCACTGGTGAATCTGGTTATGGACAGTAAGATCGTTCCGGAATTTCTCCAGGATGACGCTGTACCTGAGAAAATCTGTAACGGGGTCTGGAAAATTATCAGTGATGACAAATACCGGACTCGGATGAAGCAGTTTTTTTTAGACGTAAAAGATCGGTTGGGCGGCCCGGGCGCTTCCATGAGAGCTGCACAATTAATTCTCCGCATGATTGCTTAA
- a CDS encoding Gfo/Idh/MocA family oxidoreductase — MKKIKAGVIGVGYLGKFHAEKYAAMTDVDLVGVADPDEKAGRVVAQKCLTDHFADYMELLDRVDAVSVVVPTTLHYKVTKACLDKGVDVLLEKPMTNTLEEADELINLAQRKKLILQVGHLERFNPAILAMEEHLTTPMFIESHRIHQFKGRGIDVDVVLDLMIHDIDIILSIVDSPLKTIHTVGIPVVTPTTDIANARLIFENGCTANVTVSRISHDNIRRIRVFQPRSFVSVDYAHKEITVIKLAAQPDENGMPKEEIIKSCFIEKDALATELADFMTNVRNRSTPRVSGKEGKRALAVALEIMKQIKEHAEKHRHFFV, encoded by the coding sequence ATGAAAAAAATAAAGGCAGGCGTAATCGGGGTCGGATATCTCGGAAAATTTCATGCTGAAAAATATGCAGCAATGACTGACGTTGACCTGGTTGGCGTAGCTGATCCTGATGAGAAAGCCGGCAGAGTGGTGGCTCAGAAATGCCTCACGGATCATTTTGCAGATTATATGGAGTTGCTTGATCGGGTAGATGCGGTGAGTGTTGTAGTTCCGACAACTCTGCATTATAAAGTGACGAAAGCCTGCCTTGACAAAGGTGTTGATGTTCTCCTGGAAAAGCCCATGACCAACACCCTTGAGGAAGCCGATGAGTTAATCAATCTTGCCCAGCGAAAGAAGCTGATATTGCAGGTGGGACATCTCGAGCGTTTTAATCCGGCAATCCTCGCCATGGAAGAACATCTCACCACACCGATGTTCATCGAGTCCCACCGGATTCATCAGTTCAAGGGACGCGGCATTGATGTGGACGTGGTGCTGGACCTGATGATTCATGATATTGATATTATTCTGAGCATTGTCGATTCACCCCTTAAAACAATTCATACCGTTGGCATTCCGGTTGTAACACCTACTACTGACATTGCCAATGCCCGCCTGATATTTGAAAACGGCTGTACGGCTAATGTGACGGTGAGCAGAATTTCTCATGACAATATCAGGCGGATCCGGGTGTTTCAGCCGAGATCCTTTGTTTCAGTTGATTATGCACATAAAGAAATCACTGTGATAAAACTTGCTGCTCAACCCGATGAAAATGGTATGCCAAAAGAGGAAATTATCAAATCCTGTTTTATTGAAAAGGATGCGTTGGCCACTGAGCTCGCTGATTTTATGACCAATGTAAGAAATCGCTCCACGCCAAGAGTTTCAGGCAAAGAAGGGAAAAGAGCTCTGGCAGTTGCCTTGGAAATTATGAAACAGATCAAAGAACATGCGGAGAAACATCGGCATTTTTTTGTTTGA
- a CDS encoding sodium-dependent transporter, giving the protein MSEMRSSWKSNIGFLLASIGSAIGLGNVWRFSYMAHEHGGGAFLIPYLVALCVAGLPIMILEYGIGHREKGSSPLALARIDSRFEWLGWLMPVVAMFGIMLYYSVVIGWCVNYFLYSFTLSWGAAPQTFFFKDFLQLSDSASQLGGVRIPILFSTMSVWVICWLICFREIHHGIEKASMIFMPVLFLLTIIIVVWTVFLDGAADAIFNHYLHADWSKINFLSGDPSIRKAAGKVWAAAFGQIFFTLSLGFGIMITYASYLPKKTNISKNALITCVVNCSYSLFAGLAVFGIVGFMAKNQGVPFEDAIKGGPQLAFVVYPQAISLLPSMNGLFGAMFFLMLVIAGITSGVSLIEAFTCSITDKFDWSRKKVATLLCLAGFFGSIIFTTRGGLYVLDIADHFITNYGLIFGGLMECLVIGWILKATVLRKHINIHSTKMPVLWDIFIKYTIPVVLFVLLFISMKADLETNYEGYPTDQLILYGIGWLLICFVVALAISFSAWKPEKLKRKHKTEEDDLLV; this is encoded by the coding sequence ATGTCTGAAATGAGAAGCAGTTGGAAATCAAATATCGGCTTTCTGCTCGCATCCATCGGTTCTGCCATCGGCCTCGGCAACGTCTGGCGATTCAGCTACATGGCTCATGAACACGGCGGCGGCGCTTTTCTTATACCTTACCTGGTCGCCCTTTGTGTTGCAGGTTTACCGATTATGATCCTTGAGTACGGCATCGGACACCGGGAAAAAGGTTCCTCTCCACTTGCCCTGGCCAGAATTGACAGCCGCTTCGAATGGCTCGGCTGGTTGATGCCGGTGGTCGCCATGTTTGGAATCATGCTGTATTATTCAGTGGTTATCGGCTGGTGCGTCAATTATTTCCTTTATTCTTTCACCCTGTCCTGGGGCGCAGCCCCCCAGACCTTCTTTTTCAAGGATTTCCTGCAGCTTTCTGATTCCGCATCCCAGCTCGGCGGCGTCCGGATTCCCATTCTTTTTTCAACCATGTCAGTCTGGGTTATCTGCTGGCTGATCTGTTTCAGGGAAATCCACCACGGTATTGAAAAAGCCAGCATGATTTTCATGCCGGTCCTTTTTTTGCTGACAATCATCATCGTTGTCTGGACGGTATTTCTTGACGGAGCCGCAGATGCGATATTCAACCATTATCTGCACGCCGACTGGTCCAAAATAAACTTTTTATCCGGTGATCCCTCGATCCGCAAAGCCGCAGGCAAAGTATGGGCCGCGGCCTTCGGTCAAATTTTCTTTACCCTGTCTCTGGGCTTCGGTATTATGATTACCTATGCCAGTTATCTTCCCAAAAAGACCAATATCTCCAAGAATGCCCTGATAACCTGTGTAGTTAATTGCTCTTATTCCCTGTTTGCAGGTCTTGCAGTATTTGGAATAGTGGGCTTCATGGCCAAAAACCAAGGGGTGCCTTTTGAAGATGCAATCAAGGGCGGCCCGCAACTGGCTTTTGTGGTATACCCCCAGGCAATTTCGCTTCTTCCCAGCATGAACGGGCTTTTCGGAGCGATGTTCTTTCTCATGCTGGTCATTGCCGGTATCACCTCAGGGGTTTCGCTGATTGAGGCTTTCACCTGTTCCATCACCGACAAATTCGACTGGTCACGAAAAAAAGTGGCGACGCTACTGTGTCTTGCCGGCTTTTTCGGCAGTATCATCTTTACCACCCGTGGCGGGTTATACGTTCTTGATATAGCAGATCACTTCATAACCAATTACGGCCTGATCTTCGGAGGCCTGATGGAATGCCTGGTTATCGGCTGGATATTGAAAGCAACGGTTCTAAGGAAACACATCAATATCCACAGCACAAAAATGCCTGTCTTATGGGATATTTTCATCAAATATACTATCCCGGTGGTGCTTTTCGTCCTTCTCTTTATTTCCATGAAAGCTGATCTTGAAACCAATTATGAAGGATATCCCACTGATCAGTTAATTCTCTACGGAATCGGCTGGCTGCTGATCTGCTTCGTGGTTGCACTTGCCATTTCATTTTCAGCCTGGAAACCTGAAAAGCTCAAACGGAAACATAAAACAGAAGAAGACGATCTACTCGTTTAG